From the Colletotrichum lupini chromosome 1, complete sequence genome, the window CGCGCGCGTAGTAAATAggggtacttataataattataaaaagtttaaaaaaaaaatttacCTAAACGACGCTACGAGAATTTAAATACatataaagtagctaagtagcctcgctcttagtaatttatatactaaaaataatataatacgtactattctaagttaggattctatttattttacataaaaggatatatttataataaatatagtttaaaaaacgcgtatcccttatatttatttttcttttatttatatttaactaaattaggcttttataaaggtatttaaaaattctattttaaatataatagctctttaataataataattaaggggtatattacgtaataaggatagtaatcgtatCTTACGAAGtgcctattatatactaaattacgtatctattttagatatcgtatatatagaccttttctttatatttatttttattttaataattaagctacttttactacactccgtatgcctaTTACTACGTGCTATAACTCGTGACACGTTGCGATTGTTCGAGATCACGCACGGTCATGCTGTTGGACATGCTTCACTTGCAGACCTTGGCTGAGGGAATTTTCACCGCCTTTTGATGCTGTAGAACCCCACTACTCTTGTACGACGGGCAGATAATCGGGAAGCGGTAGGTAATCCATTCAGCTTTCATTATGCGGCGATGCCTCAGAACAGCTTCCTACTGCGGCCAAAGGTGCTCAGGTCCAGTCGCTCCACTTGGATCCCTTCCAGTACACAGCTCCATCATGCTCAAACTGCGGCCCTTCGGCCTCGACAATGTGACCCAGCTCGCATTGATCGAACTGCACACGCGTCTGCTGGATGTAGTAGTCGTCAAAGCGCGGTGCGAGGGCTTCGAGTAGACTACCGACGTTTCCTGTAGGGTGTAGGGCCTTCCATGGCTGCGAGCATGTCGTGCCCTTGCAAGACTTGAGAACGAAGAGTAGGGAGTCGAGTCTGGGTAGGACCTTCTTGAGAGGATAGCCGAGAATGGTTGCGCCTGCAGCATGGACGGCCTCGTCGGCGTGCAAGAGGTTATGAAGCTGGCCGGGGTCCGTCTAGATTGGGCAAATTATTAGCACATACGCTCTACTTCTTCACATGCAGGATGCCAACCACGGAATTAAACAAACTTACAGTCATATCATACAGCTCATGCTCGTTAGTGCACCAAACAGAGTAGTAGAGGTTGTAGCCCTCCCCAACAACCCTCAGCGCCTTGTACGTGTTGTTAAAGATGCGCTTCGTGTCATCGCCATTGAAGCCGAACTTGCTCTCAGTGATTGCCCAGCCCCAGTACTCAACATTAACGTGCTCGCGAGTCAGGGGGGACTCCGTCAGGTCCTTTGTCGAGAGCGGGATCGGGGCTCCATCAAAGTCGGCTCTCAACGGGGCACCCGCGAGCGACAGGATGGTGGGAACGAGGTCAACGTGGGCCGTTACGGCTTCAGTCACGCCTCCCTTGGGAACACCAGGTCCACGAACGATGAGTGGAATGTTGATATCTTCCTCGTATCCACACTCCTTGCCGGGCTGCAGCCGGTGCTGACTAATGTGGTAGCCGTTGTCCGTCGTGTAGAAGATGTAGGTGTTGTCCAGGATGCCATGCTTTTCCAATCTCTCCACGAGACCGTCGACAAGCTCATCAACTGCTTGTAGGGCACGTAGACGTCCTTGATAGTGCTTATCGTTGTATGCCACGTTCTCATCCGTGAGCTTGGGCTGGCGACGAACCCAGTCGGCGCCCGAAGGCTTGTCAGGGTTAAAGTTTTCTGTTCTCGGAACCTTGGCATCCTCAAAGAGGTGCTCATGCCTCTTAGCAGCTAACGGGATGCTGACCCTGAACTTGTCATCAGAGACGGGCACATCGTCGTCTGGGCCCTTGACTGGGAGAAGGATACTGGAGTTGACATTGCTGTGAGGTGCGATGGGAGCAATGCCAAGGAAGAAGGGCTTGCCGGCATCCACAGCTTCATCCAGGAACCCGTAGGCCTTCTCGGCGACTAGATCCGTCGAGTACTCGCCGAGATGGTTGACCGGCTTCTCATGGTCACGCTGGAAGGTGGCGTTGTAGTAGTCATAGGTGTTAGGGTCCAGGAGGAAATCCTGAAACCAAGTCAGCAGTGAAGATTGGTTGACTAGTAAAGCAGGACACTCACAGAGGAGTTCCAGCCCTTCAAGTGCGGGCTGTCATAGTTCCAAACAGTATGGGCATTGAACATTTTACCCGTGTAATAGGTGCTGTATCCGGCCTTTTGTAGCCAAATGGGGAGATAGTTCTCATTGTGGCCATTTTTCACAAAAATGGGGAAACCACCTGCAAAACCAATTAGTGTATGCTCATAAGCCATGTCTTCTGTCAGTCAGATAACTGGACGAGCGAATCTCTTACCATATGGTGGGTTGAGGTCAGTGACGTTGGTGTTATGAGCCAATTTGCCAGTCCACAAACTCGCACGCGACGGGCAGCAAACTGCCGTCGTGCAGAAATGTTTCTTGTACAGTGTGCCTTCTTCAATAAGCCGTTTCTGAATCAGCGGGATGTACTCCAAAGAGTTCATGTGCAGGTCCTGATCATCGGTCAAGACGAAGACAATGTTTGGCCGTGAAGACGGCGATATGGCATCCCGGGCGGGGCCGACGAGAGGTGTCTGAGCATCGCCTTGTGCCGCAACACTGCAGCTGAGGAACAAAGCCGCCGAAGCCAACGTTGACGTCGTGAGCTGCATTGCGATTCAATTCGATTGAGGCTTGTCGCTCAATTGATCATTCCATTGGAAATGGCATTGGAAATGGCATTGGAAATGGGAAGCAAATGTCATCGTGCAGCCTCCAAGGACAAGACTTTAAAAGTTTGGCTCTTAGATAAGCCGCATGCCCGTCTTCCGGCGTTGCAAACCAGGCTCGCCGGATGGGCGAAGAGTCCTCCGTGCGCGAGTTCCGATGACGTGCTCCGTCCCCAGCATCGCAACAGACGGGTTATCCACACCCTTCACCGAAAGCGGAGAAACAGGATCACAGTCACAACGACGCTGTCGAAATGAACGTTGCTCGTAATGTCGACAGGATTATTGCGGCCGAGGAAAGAATCGCGTGCTGAATTTCGCATTACCGACGAAGACAAGTAAGCACCTAGTCGTAGATAGCGTCTCCACTGAGGGTAAGGTACAAGTTCGATGCTTCTAGTTATGTCAAAACGAGTCTAGTGACTGATTTTGATCTGTGATATTCCTAAATAACTAAATCCAATCCATTACTAGGCCTGGATTTGAAGGTTGCCACGGTCGTCGTGAACGATAACCACGTTGGACTGCAACCTATTGAAGTCAACAGCCACAATGCTGCCTCCGGTCATACTCGCATCAATAAATTCTCCTTTGCGGTAGCTGCCAACTGTCAAGTAGTAGGTGTTGAGAGGCTGAATTTGGTATCGTACATTGGGTTCGGGAACGAAAGCAGCCAAAGGTCCATCCTGGCCATTGCCAGTCCTGGAAACTCCAAGACCGATTAGGTAGTTTCCTGACATGACATTCAGATCAGTTTTATGCATAGCTTGACCTCCAATATTCGGAATAAGAGAACTAACCCTGCTTAGCTTTGGCAAAAGTAAAATCATTGCCGGTTTGGATTTCAAAGGCATTCGAGAAGGCGCTGTTAGGAAGAGGATTGTTGCTGAATTGCGGTGCGTCTCCAGCGACAATAAGCTGCAGAGTGCTGCCTGGGACGGCGGCCCCGTCATTCTTGACAGAACCGAGGGTTACATCTTTTTCGCCGCTCACGTTGACCTGAACACCCGATGAAGGGCTGCCCTGGGAAGTTGCAACAACAGCAGAGTACTGGCCGGAGAATGTAAAGTTCGTCCGGGAGCCTCTGGGGGTGTTTCCAGTCGCAAAGACGTTGGACCAAATTTGGCCCTGGACTCTGCCAGTAACCACTGGTGGCTTGTTGAAGAGAACATACTGCTGCTGAGAGCCAGACTGGTTCTGGACCGTGATGCTGTACTTGACCATTTTGAAAGACGGTGGAAAGTTGGGCCTGAATAGAATGGGAATAGAGCAAATAGTCCGAAGGTATCTGTGCTTTGCTCTTGTTCCTGACAGGACCCTGGAATTGAGGGTGATCCCATCCAGTCTTTATGTCCTTGAGTCCGTTCCAGCTGTGGCCATGCAAACTATGGTTCAAAGTTACTCATTCGACTACAGCTCAGCTGTGTATAATTCAATCCCAAAGAGGAATGAACTCTGACTATTGATGTCTGTTCGAGTCCGCTCCTGAACCCGACATTACATGTACATGTACGCTTCCGTGTTTACATGCAGGGCAGGCGGAAAGAAGCTAGTCTTGTTGCGTCGCTGCCACCCCATCTATCAGTTTTGCTGTCCTAGGAACTGAGTGGGATAATTGATTGAGACTCTTTCATAACTTGTTGTCGTGTGTGAAGTCAAGATATTGTCCCAGCTGAGTGGACCGCACGTGGACAGCAAGATGTTAACCAGCCGCAGTCATTGATCAAAACTTAACCTTTCCTATCTCGGGTGAGGGAATATCCCGAGACCAAATGCTAAGCTGAGTTGTCTCACAAAATATGTACATATCACAATTCCCATGGAACAAATGTGATGAAAGTCAGCCAGCTAGCCGCTCAAGCTAGGCTTATCCAACGGACTGGGTTCCAGACTGCGATCTGGGCCATGTTACCTGGGCCCCGGAACGCGACTATTGAAGCGGGGAAATGTAATGGACGTTTAGTCTAGCGTGATTGTCAACAAGGAATTACATGAAGGACACATTTTGCGAACGGCCACCGCGTACCTCGTCCAATCCTGCGGGGAGAAACGCTTGGGCCCGCGTTCAATCAATCTTGGGCGACCTGCAGGTGTCGCAATACTTGACGGACTCAACCTCAGCCAGCCTCTTGACAGACTAAGACACCTTCAGCTCAAATGAAGATGTGCTCGATGTCTTGCCTTGCGTCAGCCTCGGACGCTGATGACGGGGATTGGCTCGCACTATTTTACCCAGATCAGCTCATGCTATCACACTTTTCAGGGACATGAACGGTCTGCATTAATGGAGGTCTTGTGTTTGTAGCTTTTATCGCACTACACCTTCCATACCCCTCATCAGGCTTGGGCACTTAATAGTGGCACAGGTGGCTACCTAGCTGGAGCTGCACCAGGATGATCACACTAATGCGATCACAGCGAAATCGATACGGCGCAAAAGCATGACAAACACAGGCAGTGGTGCAGAACTATAAAGCCCATATGCCTCTCTACTGCCTCCAGTTACACACAATCGTCGAGAAGCTTTTATCTTCAAAATTGATAGacaatattttaattttccCGCCTCACAAGCACCCAAGTCACTTCTATCCCAACGTTTTCGCATGATCACATTTACTTGCATCTGCACACATACCCTGGCTTGGAACCGAAGCTCAATGAATTCATGTAGCCCGTGATTTTCGGCCAACTCTATGATCTCTTGCTTGGAGGCACAATAAATTTTGTCTTCATCCCATTGCGAATGTTGTCATACTGAGAAGTCGGGTACCACAGCAAGTTCTGCGACTTCTCATGTTTGCCCATCCCCTTCGCCATACTGCGAACCAGACTCTCATCACCCGCCTTATCGCCCGTAGCCTCCCAGAACATAGCACCACCtagtttcttcttcttgataTAAGCCTGCTTGTACTTTGCGCTTCTTATATTGTCAAATGTCACCAGCTCTCGCGTCGCGTTGTTGTATGAGTACGTGGCCTTGACTGCACTGTCCCAATGGACCGTCGCACCGGGCCTAGGGAGGTCTTTGTAGAGGTAGATTCCAGCTTGGCCGAGCGCACCATTCGGTAGTCCGCTGTACGATTTCCCCAAACCCTTTGTGTTGCCGAAGGCGCGACCGTAGAGGGGCATGCCTAAGTTGATCTTGGCAGGAGAGATCCCTCCTTCTTCAATGTAGTCCTCGAAGGCCCTCTCGACGCTCGCCTTGGTGCTTTGCGGGTTTCGCTTGCTGCGGAAGACATTGGACTGGTGGCCTGTGACGTTCTCCCAGGCACCGGCAAAATCAAATGCCATGAGTGACCAGAAGTCGAGAGACTTGTCCATCTCTTGGAAGTCAAATGCTTTGTAGTTTTGAGGACCTGCTGGTGCAGGAAAGCCTAGAGTGAAGTGATATCCGCCTGCATTGCCCTTCGAAAAGTCGTCCAAGCCTGTGCGAAGTTCGGACAGGAGCTTTACGCAATTTTGATTCTTTTCAGTAGTGTTTGGGTACTCGTAGTCGATGTCGATGCCATCCATCCCAAAGTCTGCCATAAGATTGATGGCGGAGGAAACAAAGGTTGCGCGGCGAAATTTGTCGGCAGCGACGGGTTCGAATTTGGGTGACCAGTTGTAGCCGCCTATGGATAGTATGACTTTCATGTTGCGGTTGGCCATTTTCTTCAGGTAGAGCTGTTTAACCAGGCCGTCAGCGTTATGGCCAGGCTCTGTGGTGCTTTCGTTGCCAAAAGGCTTTCCAGTGTCGGCCCATGGATCTGATGAGACGCTAGACAGGGACGTGGATCAGGATCGGAACTCAAGGTCGAAAGAAGACGCGAGACTTACACTGTTCCGTTCGATGTTATATCTGCGAAAGCGTATAGCACATGCGTAATGTCTTCTATAGGAAGGCTATCGGGGTGGTAGCCCGCACCATAAATCCCCCAATTCGTTACGTATAAGAGATTCCGATGACCCTGCTTTGCGGTGGAGTCGTTTCCACAAGGCCGGCCGCTCAAGGGGCTAGCGAGGGCATGCGTCACAGTAAGAGCTGCTATAAAAAGTTGAAGTACCATCATGGCGCGATCATGGGGTCGACGGAGTGTTGTTCATTCCGCTAGGGAATAGCGATGAATGAAAAGAAGCTCCGGACGCCCAGTCCCCTTCTGGGCTCTTTTTGGGCAATAAAGTAAAAGATTGGAGACATGACTGCCAAGAGATGGAAGCTTTCGATGTTGAGACGACGCGTCGTTCATCTCCCCAAGCTTTCGGCCGCAGGGGACAGCTCTGTGAGAAAATTTCACCTCCAGGCCAATGCCATGGAGTGCATTGCTAACCTTATGATTTTGGGGTGGGCAGCTCAGTCCTGCCGCCATCAACCAGGTTCGTGGCAAGGCTTGGGAACTCGAGATGGACCGGTCAAATGCTGCCATTGGGCAGCATTAGTCCATGTACGAACGACTAGGCAAAGCTTCTTTCACGCCTGCCTCTGGATCGCTTCTGCAGAAGCCGAAGAAGAATAGGGGTATCCATCGTCGCAGTGTTCCAGCCCCCCAAAGCTTGTTCGCCTCCTTGAAGATTGACGGGACCCATCGGCCTCCAGCCCAACGAGCATATATGCGCTCAATACGTTGGCTGAGGTTGTCCGATTTCAAACTCCAGTGCATCATGGTTTCGAATTGGCGTTGTCATCTTTTCTTTTAACAGAACTTCTCTTGTTCGGTGAAGTGCTGCTGTAGTCTGCACTGAGTTCAAAACGAGCCTCGCACTCAGAAGACGAGATTTTTTGTCCACATCAGTAACCGATCAAGACCTAAACAGAAAGTGTAATTTAGTTTACTATGTTCAGGTCGCAGTTCGAAAGGAGAAACGTTAGGCTCAATTATAAACGGGGTTGAATTGGATGTAACCTCGCAAAGATGGACAACGTTGGGAGACGGATCCCAGCTTTATGCGGGGAAGCGGGGTCAACTCCGAGCCTTCAATCATCTCCAACTGCTTTCTAAGCTGTCGGGGGAGGGAGGCCATTCGATCTCACCCCCTTGAGTCTCGACGGCGTTGGCCCCCTGTTCTTTTCTCCACACAAGTGCCGACCACGCGGTCGACTCGCGCGGGCCATTGTGTGTTTTGGAGCCGAACTTCTCCTCTTTTCATCCTCCTCACGGCCGACGACTCCAACTAGCCAAGCGAGATTTGAGTGCGAGACTCTACAGCCAGCCTCATCCGGAGGCTCGAGGTTTCCACCATGGCGAAGAGAACATGGTCTGATGCCAATGACAACATGGAGTTTATGACGGTAGGATAAACAGTTCTTGTCTACGGTTTGCAGATCCCACACTGATACTTTAGACCTGTGAAGTTGATGACGGCCGGAAACGGGGAGCAGTCTTTTCCGCAAATTTCCCGAAAGATCAAGGCTTGTGCAGCCTGTAGAAAGCACAAGGTATGCAAAGGCGATCATCATCTGGATCGAAGGGTTGAAAGAGCCTCAAGTCTAACCAAGCTCCCAGATCAAATGTCTAATGGACGAGAGCGGACCACCATGTCGGCGATGTTCCGAAAGAAATCTGGGTTGTGTTTTGGGCAAGAACCTGCAGAGCATCATCGACGAGAAAACACAGTAAGACCCCAGCGAAGACCTAAAGAGAGATGAGGCGTTGAGTCGACTTACCATTTAAAGGTACAACGAAGCAGTCTTACAAGATATTGAGAACCTGCACAACACGTTGAGAGAAGTCACCAAGAAGATGGGGCTACCTGAGCTAGCGGCACTACAGAGTTCAACGCTTCAGAAAGCAGCTGAGTCCCCGTCACAGCAGAGCCGGTCTGGCCCCGGGCTGGCTGCCAACGCAACCCGTTTCGGCGTGGCCGGGCAGGACAACCACGGTCCCTCGTGCGACAACTCCCCCAAGATATCCCCAGAAGACGAAAACCTCCCCCACGTACCGATCCACTCACTCTACGCTCTTACAAAGCTGAGGGCGCTCAGATCGCCAGACGCCCCGGAGGGCCATTCCAGCCCGGCCCAAGATGACTTCATTGCCCGAGGTGCCCTGCGCCTAGACGATGCCGAACGCCTTTTCCGTCTCTACCGAGATCGTCTCGATGCTTTCATGTATGGCGTGGGTTGCAAGTACCAACAACTGGATGAGTTGCGTCGCAAAAGCCCTATACTGGCTGCGGCGACCCTGACTGTTGCCGCGCTGCATGATCCACAAGCAAACAGCCTGTATGGTATCTGCAGCTCGGAGTTCAGGAGGCTTACAGAGAGATCAATGTTTGATCGGCGAGTGAACCGTGACTACCTCCGCGCCATGTGCGTGGCATCGTACTGGCTCTCTGACATGTCTTGGATGTTGTCTGGGTATGCAATCAGGAGAGCGGCGGAATGTAATCTACACAACAGCTACACCCGCGCCATACAAGAGAAGAGCGAGGAGGCTGCCGATGGGGCACGGTTGTGGTATATATTGAACATTTGCGACCAACATCTTGCCACCTTGTATGGGAGGCCGGCGATTGTGCAGGAGGACTCGTCCATGCAACAATGGGAGAGCTTTCTCCGATCACCGATATCGACTGAGGAGGACAAGCGCCTCGCAAGTCAAGTTGCCCTCCTGGGCATTATTGGTAGCATACGAGAGCTATTCGGGCCTGACAAGGGTCAACCGACGCCACGAGCCTACGTCCACCAAATCACTCACTTCAACAAGGAGCTCGACCACTGGATCAAACATTGGTCTGGAACGCTATCAGGTGCGTCAGTCCTTTGCTGAATATTCTGACGATGATTGTACTAATTCACCATAGAACAATATCAACACATAGGCCGCTTCCCTCGCAAAGGGGCTCTCCTACACTTCCACTTCGCCAAACTCCATCTTTATTCTCACATCTTCCGGGGCCTCTCTGGAGACAGCCCGATACCGCACCACTTTCTCGACTGCGCCGCAACAGCTATCTCAGTAGCGACATCAACCATTGACTTCATCATCACCGACCCGGACGTCGCCGCAGGGGTAGTGGGCATGCCCTCGTACCTGCACTGCATGACGGCATTTGCCTGCATGTTTCTCATCAAGGTGGCAGTCAAGTATGGCGGAGACTTGTTCGAGCCGGACCGCGTCTGGAACCTGACCACGAGCCTCGTGCGGCACTTCCGATCTCTACCAGCTGGTCAGTGGCATTTAGCTAATCTCATGGCGCCTGGTCTCGAGCGCATGGCTAGGACGTTGAAATCTGGCCGTGGAGATACATCAGCGCAGGTATTAAATACGCAACCGGTCAACGGGGACCAGTCACAAGTCATCGATCCCCAGCTCGCTGGTGGTAGTGCTGATGGGACTCTCATGGGCCCAGAGGGAGAGTTTTTCTTTGACTATGACATGAGTTTTGGTCTGTCCCCAGTATTCCAGTTCGACATGACATCGCTAAACGCGGATGGTGCAACAATTGGTGGTCAAGATTTCGCAAACGTGGAGTATCAGATGGGAAGACCTGGTTCATGATCACCAAAGAAAACGGGCTTCGTAGCTATCACTTGTTTCCCAAAGTCTCTCATTCGTACGTTTGTAATTATCTACATACCCTGAATACTCCTGGGTCGGTACTCGCTCTCCAGATATTTCAGTTCCTCCTCTGTCAGCTTTACCTTGAGCGCCCCTATCGTCTCTTTGATCCTCTTCTCGGAACTCAAGCCAACGATTGGCCAACCTCCCTGCTGCAGCACCCACGCAGTTGATACAAGGGCCATGCTGACACCCTTCTTCTTCGCAATCTCCTCGACCCGGTTTACGATATCCAGGTTCGCATCCGCAAACCACGCCTGCGTCTTCTTATCTGTCTGACTACGCAGCGAGGTTCCTTCATCATTCTCTTTGGCGAGGGGCTTCGCCAGCAGTCCGCGAGCAATCGGTGACCATGGAATCACACCGACACCGCTTGCTCGGCAGAACGGCAGCATTTCCCGCTCCTCTTCGCGGTAGAGAAGGTTGTAGAATGGTTGCATTGAGACGAACTCTGTCCAGCCGTTGGACCGGGCGATGTACTGCAGGCGGGCAAACTCCCATGTATACATGGACGAGGCGCCAATGTAGCGGACTTTGCCGGACTGGACGACGTCGTGGAGAGCTCGCATGATTTCCTCGGGAGGTGTTTCGCGGTCGAGGCGGTGGATCTGAAGAACATCTACGGGTTATCAGCATCTGGCACGTTTCTCGTTGGGCTACTCGTAATAGTCTTACCGATGTAATCCGTGCCAAGACGTTCAAGACACTGGTCGACGGCATGGAAGACGTGTTTCCTGCTCAGACCCATCTGATTCACGAGTGGACCATCATTGACGCTGGCGGGCCTGGAGTCATCGTCTGGAACGGGGTTGAAGATTTTGGAGAGAATGACGACTTTTTGGCGTGGAATGTTGAACTTCTTCAGAGCCTTGCCGATGATCACCTCGGACTTTCCGTTTGAATATGTGTCTGCCGTGTCCCAAGTATTGATGCCGTTGTCATATGCTGCCTTCAAGATCTGGAGTCCCTCTTCTTCATCAAGGATCCATGGTGAGCCCTCCCATTTGGAGGAACCAAAGGTCATGCATCCGAGGATGATTTTGGAGACCTTCAGGCCTGTATTGCCGAGTCTACGTGATGACTATTAGCTTTTCAAACATAGCTTCAATGCTTATGATAGTCGGCTCTAGTGAGCAGGGGGCAATTTCATGACAATTTATGAGCGATTGTGCTTGGGATCATTGCGGTACTGACCTCACGTATTCCATGTTACATGTAATGACCCCAAATTGTCTTTGGATAGGTCTGTCAATTCGGCTTGATTGAGATTGATTGCGCTGGCAGTTGGCGCTCTGTAGCAATTCTCAACCAATTCATACGGATCCCCGAGGGTTTGTTTTGTACCATCACGTCATTTCACCTCACTCTTCGGCATCACTTCATCGGCTTTCAGCTCTGTCGCCGGGATCCCTCAGCACCCCCACCACCTCCGACTGCGCGATGCCCCTCTTACTCAGTGCGGGGAAGCCCCCGGACGGAGATCCACCGGTGGGATGATCGGCATACTCACCGATGCCCGGATTAGACGACCTGCATCGGCGAGCTGTCCGACCTACATGTTCTGAAGTCTGACCTTCGCGTGTGGCAGCATATCCGTTCCTCAGTCATCGGATATGTTCGGTAAATGTCCAGGCGACAGAGGTATGAGGAGAAGCTCCGACAACGTACCCATGCGTGCAAACTGTACCCCTCATGACGGCACAGCGAAATCGGATCAGTTAAAGCCGAGGGGCACGCGATCGCGTCTCTTTTGTGACGAGACGCGTGAAGATTCCCTGACGATAGAACTTTGCTTCCACAAGACCTTCTCTAGAGAGTTGCATACCAAAAGTTGAGCCAAAATGTTAAACGAAATCCTCGTAACTGGCGCCGCAGGCTTCGTTGGCCAGGCCCTAGTCTCTGCCCTCATCAAGTCCGACCTCTCAGCAACCCTTACAATCACAGATGTAATCGAGCCCCCCATCCCCGCCGACGTGGCAGGGGAAAGCAACAAGATCAACTCCTTGAAAGCCGACCTCACCGACCCGGCAGCAGTGAGCTCTCTGCTCTCGAGGCAGTTCTCAGCTGTCTACCTCCT encodes:
- a CDS encoding sulfatase, which produces MQLTTSTLASAALFLSCSVAAQGDAQTPLVGPARDAISPSSRPNIVFVLTDDQDLHMNSLEYIPLIQKRLIEEGTLYKKHFCTTAVCCPSRASLWTGKLAHNTNVTDLNPPYDMAYEHTLIGFAGGFPIFVKNGHNENYLPIWLQKAGYSTYYTGKMFNAHTVWNYDSPHLKGWNSSDFLLDPNTYDYYNATFQRDHEKPVNHLGEYSTDLVAEKAYGFLDEAVDAGKPFFLGIAPIAPHSNVNSSILLPVKGPDDDVPVSDDKFRVSIPLAAKRHEHLFEDAKVPRTENFNPDKPSGADWVRRQPKLTDENVAYNDKHYQGRLRALQAVDELVDGLVERLEKHGILDNTYIFYTTDNGYHISQHRLQPGKECGYEEDINIPLIVRGPGVPKGGVTEAVTAHVDLVPTILSLAGAPLRADFDGAPIPLSTKDLTESPLTREHVNVEYWGWAITESKFGFNGDDTKRIFNNTYKALRVVGEGYNLYYSVWCTNEHELYDMTTDPGQLHNLLHADEAVHAAGATILGYPLKKVLPRLDSLLFVLKSCKGTTCSQPWKALHPTGNVGSLLEALAPRFDDYYIQQTRVQFDQCELGHIVEAEGPQFEHDGAEAVLRHRRIMKAEWITYRFPIICPSYKSSGVLQHQKAVKIPSAKVCK
- a CDS encoding chitinase 1, with protein sequence MMVLQLFIAALTVTHALASPLSGRPCGNDSTAKQGHRNLLYVTNWGIYGAGYHPDSLPIEDITHVLYAFADITSNGTVVSSDPWADTGKPFGNESTTEPGHNADGLVKQLYLKKMANRNMKVILSIGGYNWSPKFEPVAADKFRRATFVSSAINLMADFGMDGIDIDYEYPNTTEKNQNCVKLLSELRTGLDDFSKGNAGGYHFTLGFPAPAGPQNYKAFDFQEMDKSLDFWSLMAFDFAGAWENVTGHQSNVFRSKRNPQSTKASVERAFEDYIEEGGISPAKINLGMPLYGRAFGNTKGLGKSYSGLPNGALGQAGIYLYKDLPRPGATVHWDSAVKATYSYNNATRELVTFDNIRSAKYKQAYIKKKKLGGAMFWEATGDKAGDESLVRSMAKGMGKHEKSQNLLWYPTSQYDNIRNGMKTKFIVPPSKRS